Genomic window (Bacillus vallismortis):
GTGTTTCAAAGAGGCTTTTCTTCAAAGGGGATGAAGAGAGGCTACGGTCTGGCCAATGTCAAAGACTCAGTGCATGAACTGGGCGGCTGGATTGAACTGGCGAATCAAAAAACTGGCGGTGCGGTATTCACTGTATTTATACCGAAGGAGAAACAAAGGGGGAATCCATTTGATTCACATCGCGATTGCGGAGGATGATTTTCGGGTTGCGCAAATCCATGAGAGATTGATTGAACAGCTTGATGGATTCAAGGTTATCGGCAAGGCGGCAAACGCAAAAGAAACAATGGCGCTTTTGGAGAAACAAAGGGCTGATTTGCTTCTGCTGGATATTTATATGCCGGACGAGCTTGGGACCACATTGATACCTGAGATACGAAGGCGTTTTCCCGAAGTGGATATTATGATTATCACAGCGGCAACAGAAACCCGGCATTTACAAGAAGCACTCCGGGCCGGGATAGCCCACTATTTGATCAAACCCGTAACGGCTGACAAGTTCAGACAGGTGCTGCTTCAGTATAAAGAAAAAAGGAAGCTACTTTTGTCTCAGCCGGAGGTCAGCCAATCTTTAATCGATCATATATTCGGGAACGGTGTGAAGACATCTTTGCCGGCAGAGGAGTTGCCGACAGGCATTAATTCGATTACACTGCGAAAAATTAAGGAAGCGCTTCGGAATGCGTCAGAAGGATTGACAGCGGAAGAGCTTGGGGAAAAAATGGGGGCGTCACGAACGACTGCCCGCCGTTATGCAGAGTACCTTGTGTCAAAGGAAGAAGCAAGAGCCGAGCTTGAGTACGGGATTATCGGCAGGCCGGAGAGAAAATATTATTTGGCGGCGGATTAGATATGAAAAAATGTATGATTCTATTGATTGCGCTATTGCTTTTTATGCAGGGTGACATCCGGCAGGCGGCTGCGCCGCGCCTGCCGGACGGGCCGGTTGAAATTGTCGTCCCCGCCGAGCCTTCTGGCGGCTGGGATGTCACAGCGCAGGCGATCCAATCCGTTCTGCGGCAGAAG
Coding sequences:
- a CDS encoding response regulator gives rise to the protein MIHIAIAEDDFRVAQIHERLIEQLDGFKVIGKAANAKETMALLEKQRADLLLLDIYMPDELGTTLIPEIRRRFPEVDIMIITAATETRHLQEALRAGIAHYLIKPVTADKFRQVLLQYKEKRKLLLSQPEVSQSLIDHIFGNGVKTSLPAEELPTGINSITLRKIKEALRNASEGLTAEELGEKMGASRTTARRYAEYLVSKEEARAELEYGIIGRPERKYYLAAD